A region of uncultured Acidilobus sp. JCHS DNA encodes the following proteins:
- a CDS encoding Acyl-CoA synthetase (NDP forming), with protein sequence MYTAGAEVFFEPKKVAVVGASPRPDNLGRAILENLLTGFKGKVYVVNPGYTEVLGLKSYPSVQAVPDEVDLVVVATPARLAPRVVEDAGAKGAKGVVVFSGGFAETGTDEGRRLQEEVVEVAKRHGVRLLGPNCIGVYNYSNGLDTFFLPRSKMKRPPPGPIALVSQSGALLATLMDWASARNIGISKAINFGNKADVDEVDSLEYMAKAPDVKAMVVYLEGVTRGRALIDAIRLNVNEGKPVIVVKGGRSQATARATLSHTASIAGSYDVFKEAMREAGALLFEDLEAAFDAAKVLVSQPLPRGPRVGVITNSGGHGVIAADTVTAEGLEVPETPAAIASSLRQIFPDRVSLRNPIDLTGDARPEQYKLVAQALVKGGLVDSLLLISLVQPPTMDVDETLRTIELIRDDGEGVPLVVVTIGAEAGAKLARALEELGIPTFELPDRAARALASLLHFRRAKDIIKPRGPAPTVSKEAFARAKEIIQRALSQGRSKLLEDEALELLRAYGVKVADFCVARSEEEASACAEKVGPRLAMKVISPDISHKSDVGGVLVGVTPETAVSSYRAIINNVKSRAPGARIEGVLVQRLESGHEVMVGGLNDIAFGPVVTFGAGGLLVELLGDVAMRLSPLDQEEALEMIKATKVYRLLKGFRGEVPANIDAIADIVVKVGLLLNDHDEIKELDINPILANQDTATAVDARVMVTRGGGQAVVR encoded by the coding sequence ATGTATACAGCTGGCGCCGAGGTGTTCTTTGAGCCTAAGAAGGTAGCCGTAGTAGGCGCGTCCCCCAGGCCGGACAACCTGGGCAGGGCCATCCTGGAGAACCTCTTGACAGGGTTCAAGGGAAAGGTCTACGTGGTCAATCCAGGCTACACAGAGGTCCTGGGCCTCAAGTCCTACCCATCGGTTCAGGCGGTGCCCGATGAAGTTGATCTCGTAGTGGTGGCCACGCCGGCGAGGCTGGCGCCGAGGGTAGTTGAGGACGCCGGCGCTAAGGGCGCTAAGGGCGTAGTGGTCTTCAGCGGCGGCTTTGCCGAGACAGGCACTGATGAGGGGAGGAGGCTACAGGAGGAAGTTGTTGAGGTCGCTAAGAGGCACGGAGTCAGGCTGCTGGGACCCAACTGCATAGGCGTCTACAACTACTCTAACGGTCTTGACACGTTCTTCCTGCCGAGGTCAAAGATGAAGAGGCCGCCGCCCGGTCCCATAGCCCTGGTTAGCCAGAGCGGAGCCCTGCTGGCCACTCTCATGGACTGGGCGTCAGCCAGGAACATAGGAATCAGTAAAGCAATAAACTTCGGCAACAAGGCCGACGTCGATGAGGTCGACAGCCTTGAGTACATGGCAAAGGCGCCTGACGTCAAGGCAATGGTTGTTTACCTGGAGGGCGTCACGAGGGGGAGGGCGCTAATAGATGCCATAAGGCTTAACGTAAATGAGGGCAAGCCCGTAATAGTAGTGAAGGGCGGCAGGTCCCAGGCGACCGCGAGGGCTACCTTAAGTCACACCGCCTCAATAGCTGGCTCCTATGACGTGTTCAAGGAGGCCATGAGGGAGGCCGGGGCGCTGCTGTTCGAGGACCTTGAGGCCGCCTTTGACGCAGCCAAGGTGCTGGTCTCGCAGCCGTTGCCCAGAGGACCTCGGGTCGGGGTAATAACTAACTCAGGAGGACATGGCGTCATAGCGGCCGACACTGTGACTGCCGAAGGCCTTGAGGTCCCTGAGACCCCCGCTGCCATAGCTAGCTCGCTCAGGCAGATTTTCCCAGACAGGGTCTCCCTGAGGAACCCTATTGACTTGACTGGAGACGCGAGGCCTGAGCAGTATAAGCTCGTAGCTCAAGCACTGGTTAAGGGGGGTCTTGTTGACTCGCTGTTGCTGATATCGCTAGTCCAGCCTCCCACGATGGACGTTGATGAGACCCTCAGGACTATCGAGCTGATAAGAGATGACGGCGAGGGAGTACCCCTGGTCGTGGTCACCATAGGGGCCGAGGCAGGCGCTAAGTTGGCCAGGGCGCTGGAGGAGCTAGGCATACCGACCTTTGAGCTCCCTGACCGCGCTGCCAGGGCCTTGGCCTCTCTCCTTCACTTCAGGCGGGCCAAGGACATCATAAAGCCCAGGGGACCCGCGCCAACCGTTTCTAAGGAGGCCTTCGCGAGAGCCAAGGAGATAATTCAGCGGGCCCTCTCACAGGGCAGAAGCAAGCTCCTTGAGGACGAGGCGCTGGAGCTTCTCAGGGCCTATGGGGTCAAGGTGGCCGACTTCTGCGTGGCCAGGAGCGAGGAGGAGGCTTCAGCCTGCGCCGAGAAGGTGGGCCCCCGCTTGGCCATGAAGGTTATATCGCCTGACATATCCCATAAGTCTGACGTAGGAGGCGTCCTGGTGGGCGTGACCCCTGAGACCGCTGTCTCCTCGTACAGGGCCATAATTAATAACGTCAAGTCTAGGGCGCCTGGGGCCAGGATTGAGGGGGTCCTAGTCCAGAGGCTCGAGTCAGGCCATGAGGTCATGGTGGGAGGGCTTAACGACATAGCCTTCGGCCCAGTGGTGACGTTCGGCGCAGGAGGACTGCTGGTGGAGCTTCTGGGGGATGTCGCCATGAGGCTTTCCCCGCTTGACCAAGAGGAGGCGCTCGAGATGATTAAGGCCACCAAGGTCTATAGGCTCCTCAAGGGTTTCAGGGGAGAGGTCCCGGCCAACATAGACGCAATAGCCGATATAGTAGTTAAGGTTGG